Sequence from the Phaeodactylum tricornutum CCAP 1055/1 chromosome 4, whole genome shotgun sequence genome:
GAAACATTCGGTTTCCGGCAGTCGGACAACCGAAAAATGGGAGTGTGACGTCCTGGCCAAAGATCTTGGTCGACAAGTCGAGTGGAGGCTTGATTCCGGCGAGGACCTTGTAGTGCATTTCGAATTCGGAATACGCGTCCTTGCCACGCCGGAGACTGATCTCGTCATCGGCACCCGCGTCAAGGTAGTCAAAGACCATCTACAAAGTCGACGATAGGCAATTGGTGAGTGGGTGCGTTAGTCAAATGGTTAGTTCGTCAGTTGGTTCATCAGTTGCTTGCAGCACAGCGCAGCGGCCCCGTCACGACTACACCCGTACCTTGTGCGCACGCGACTTGGCGATCAAACGAAGATCCGCAATATTCACCGCTCTGGCGAGCTTTCGCTTGTACGGGGCATCAAAGATGGCATTGAGAGGAATGTGCTTGAGAATTTTGTGGAGCCCGAGCTTGTGCGGGTTGAAAATCATACTGAACTGACAACTCTGCAAGTACCGTGCGTCGTCACTGGTCAAACCCTCACTTACACCAAACACACGTTGTTGAGGTTTGGGTTTCTCTTGTGGCAAACTCGACAGCGCGGTGTGGAGTCGATACggcttcttgtcgttgtttgatactcgttgtcgttgtttgttggttggttgTCCAGCGGCGctgagagagagagacttGGGCTCGCTGGAGAACTACTGTGCTGTGGTATGCCGTCCGAGTGTGTCACACTTGCCGGGAGTGCcgagggggggggggaaaAAGCCAAGCTACCCACAACGGGCGTGGGATTTGTCGTCGGGGGTTGGGGCGGGCCGGGGTTATTGAGATTGGGTTTGGATTTGGTCCGTTGGTTGGTTAGAGTGTGTGTGCGCGTGGGGCGGGACGGGGGACGGGTTGCGTGACGAGTGCAACGAAAGTCAGATACGTCAGAGGGGGGGAATGGAGGAGGTTCCCTCGGGGTATCCGATCGTTCCGCTTCGAGAGTTGGACTGCAGTGTCGTCGTAGTTGGATGCCGGGATCGGACCCGGATGAGTCCCGTACGCAAGGGGGGGTCCCGGTGGTATCGACGCTGATGACGTGTTCGATGCAAGGAGTGGCAGTGGCGAATGCGTACCGACCAAACAACCCTGGACGTCATCGATGACGTCTTCGTATCTTGCTTCGTCAGGGAATCGGCACTATTTCTTCATTGAACTTCAAGATGTCACTGACCGCGTCGTGCGCTTCCGCGATTTTGGGGTTTCCAACCCTACCATATCTGCTTTCGCTGTGTTATTCATGTTTGGAATCCTACTTTCAAAGTCACAACCGTAATATAACGCGGGGCTTTCTCGAAACGTCGCAAACGAGGACAGTGAGGCCTGCCCGACCTACCCGTATTGTCAATATCTCATCTACGAAAGAACAATTCTCTGTCACGGTCAATACACTTCAAATACAACAGAGCAACCAAGACGCAACAAGATTACGGAAGCTAGTTATCAAGCAAGTTTCGGTGACAGCCTTTCCTACCATTGTTCCCCGACGTTGTTCCCTCGTTGTTTTCGTCCGCGTGTGCCCCGTTGGGCGTCTGGCGTATATCGTGCCGGATCAAATGGTGTCAAGTTGACGCAACGGCTCTCACCATCAAGTATCAGCTCAGCCATGGCTTTGCCACAAGCTGGTGCCCACGCAATTCCCCTATGGtagtcaacaacaaaaagaagaaggaTGCATCAGTCAGCTATCATTCTGACTGCCGTAGAGTCACATTTTTTGATCCGCCAGTGTGTCAGAAATGCATCATACGCACCAGCAATTGTGACCCGCGTTGATGTAAGCTCCCTCGTATCCCGGAACTGAACCCATGTATGGCATAGCGTCGGGAGGACAAGGTCGCATGCAAGCTTGAGATCGATCGAGTTCTCCTGACGTCTTGTACACGGACGACATTTCCTGAAAGCTGGCTTTTGCCGCCGCCACGCGCAATTCGTTGGCCTCGCAAATTTCACGAAACGCGCCTTCCTTTAAATCCTCTTTCGAAACATAGTCCGAACCTCCAATTCCACAAATGTAGATTGTACCGTCCGGTCGGGGATACACTTCCACTACACAGAGATTGGCGTGCAGTGTGAGATCTGCTGCAGGAGCGTATAGATGATGCAAGTGGTCTAGCGTCTGCAAAAGTCCATGCCGTGGTCGTACTTACAGTGGGTTCCAAACCGATCGTCTTCGCCACAGAACAACGCCGTTGCATCAACATCATTCCCTTCCGGTTTCTTCCAGACAATACTTGTACTCTTGATACCTTCCATGGGTAACTGAACCGCGCCATGAAACCAGTCTTCGGCCGCGCAGGACCAAGGACCGGCACTGACAATGATGGTATCGGCTGGCAGCAGTTTCTTTTCTGctggattttcttttggattGTACTCGACCGTGGCAACTTTGCGAGAGCCTCGTTCTGATCCCTGATCCGTCTCAACCCCCCAACACGTTCCCAGTACAACTTGAATACGACTTTGGTGTTCGAGCATCTTTTCTACGAATTCCTGGGGCGTAATTTGAGCAGTGTCCTCACCGCCACCCATACTCCCCACACGTCCGACTGTTCCGTCCAGCCAGCCGGGTATAATCTTGGCCAGGTCCTTATTTTTCCGCGCTGCCTTCATACCGTTGTATCCGGGGCTTACGGATAAGACGGGAAGTTTCCGGTAGGACTCGCATCCCAATGTCTGGGCTAGATCGCTGTACATGTCGAAGGCCAGTTCGTGCAAACCCTGCGTCGGTGATCCATCCCCCCAGGAGCGGGCCATAAAGCCCCCGCCCTTTCCGGAGGCCGCCGAGGCGGGCTGTTGCGATTCCAAGATCGTGATGGTCGTCGACGCAGGGGTCCGCAACGCCAGCTGGTAGGCTACCGAGGTACCTTGGACGCCGCCACCGACTACCACGACGTTTTTCGGAACCACCGTCATCGCCAACGTTGTGGTGTGGAGCAGGCAACTCCAGCTCACAAAGGCTACGGCTTTCCGACCAGAACCCAGTGGACGCCTCTGCAGCGCAAATTTCATGGGGCGAATGTGCCGCGACGAAGGTACCAAGAGTTTCGTAAGAACAGACAATAAAGAAAGCTTTGGATGAGAGTGGGAGGAGTTCCTGACAGTCAATAAAATTTTGAGATTGTATGTGAAACACCCGGATATGACGTATTCAAGAGCCGTTGCGACATTAGAGTATACAATCCCTATATAAAAAGTTCGAACATCCTGCTCAAGAGCCTGCCGACTTCCAGATAGAGCAATAATTTCAATATCAAATTGTTGTGATCACACCAACATCGCTCATAAAATTGTATTGCCGGTAGTTCGTGTACCGCAAAATAACAGAACTACCGGCAATACAAAAGTCACCACTTACAGCACAAGACTTTCGCAGCCTGCATCACGGATAGCAGCAGATATCCAGGTATTCTACTATTTCCAATCAACAAATGAGCCAATTAGCTCACAGATCCTTTCCTGAGTGCAACTGTTTCCAAGCAACAGAATCACCCCACAGGCTCACATATCCTTGCCACCACTGTACTACCGTTACTTCCATTTCCAAGTAATTTGTGCTACCGTTTCCGCCAACAAGTCCCTATGCGCTTGCCTATGTGCTAACGTTTCCGATCAACAATTCCGCCAACAACCTTACTTCCGCTTGCTTTTGTGCTACCGTTTCCGCCAACAAGTCCCTATGCGCTTGCCTTTGTGCTAACGTTTCCGATCAACAATTCCGCCAACAACCTTACTTCCGCTTGCCTTTGTGCTACCGTTTCCGATCAACGATTCCGCCAACAAGTGTCTTACGCTTGCCTTTGTGCTTCCGTTTTTGATCAATGATTCCGCCAACAAGTCCCTAGACGCTTGCCTATGTGCTACCGTTTCTGATCAATGATTCCGCCAAAAAGTCCCTAGACGCTTGCCTTTGTGATTCCGTTTCCTATCGACGATTCCGCCAACAATCCCTATGCACTTGCCTTTGTGCTAATGTTTCCGATCAACGATTCCGCCAACAAGTCCATCGACGCTTCCCTATGTGCTTCCGTTTCCGATCAACAATTCCGCCAACAAGTCCCTAAACGCTTGCCTTTGTGCTACCGTTCAACAAGCTCACTGAACCTTGCTCGCACTAGAGGAATATTACGCAACCAAAGAGAGGGGCCATGTACCTCCCTGCACTTGTTGTAACCAAGAATGTCTTAATCAAAGCTGTACTATTGCATTGATTCGCCAGAAAATTCCTAGTTTTTTTTGTTAATTTACGCGTACATTTCACAAAACTCATGGTAATGTTCCCGAATTTGTTCGACTGCTCTCGCCATTTCGTCTTCGGACGGTAGAAAGGTGGTACGGAAGCCGTAGCGTCCTTCGCGTTGACCAAATCCCGAAGCCGGTACGACGCAAAGCCCGGTGCGCTCCAGGAGGCTCATACAGTACAGCGTATCGGGAGAGACTCCCATTTTTTCGGCTGCCGGCAAGGCGCCTTTAGGCATTTCGACGGACGGAAAGCAATACATGGAACCGGTGGCGGTCTGACAGGAAATCCCCGGAATATTGTTGAGACCGTCACTGACAATTTTGGAACGACGACGGAGACTCTCGAAAATGGCTTTCTTTTCCGCTTGGTGACTTTCGTACGAAACGTCTCCCTGGTCCGGTCCCCGCACCATGAGACTCGTCATGATTTGCCCAGAAACAGTTGCACATAGGTTGGCCGAGGCGAGTTTGTAAAGTTCGTCCTTGACGTCGGCGTTGAATCCGACAAGTTCCATGTAGCCACCACGGCGGCCACATTCGCCAAAGACGCCCTTGCTGATCGAATGGAAGCTGACCAATTCAATGCCGTCGTCCTCCAAGAGACCGACTTGGTGGGCTGCGCGCTTGCACGAAACAAACTCGGCGTTTTCG
This genomic interval carries:
- a CDS encoding predicted protein — encoded protein: MKFALQRRPLGSGRKAVAFVSWSCLLHTTTLAMTVVPKNVVVVGGGVQGTSVAYQLALRTPASTTITILESQQPASAASGKGGGFMARSWGDGSPTQGLHELAFDMYSDLAQTLGCESYRKLPVLSVSPGYNGMKAARKNKDLAKIIPGWLDGTVGRVGSMGGGEDTAQITPQEFVEKMLEHQSRIQVVLGTCWGVETDQGSERGSRKVATVEYNPKENPAEKKLLPADTIIVSAGPWSCAAEDWFHGAVQLPMEGIKSTSIVWKKPEGNDVDATALFCGEDDRFGTHLEVYPRPDGTIYICGIGGSDYVSKEDLKEGAFREICEANELRVAAAKASFQEMSSVYKTSGELDRSQACMRPCPPDAMPYMGSVPGYEGAYINAGHNCWGIAWAPACGKAMAELILDGESRCVNLTPFDPARYTPDAQRGTRGRKQRGNNVGEQW